Proteins from one Triticum aestivum cultivar Chinese Spring chromosome 7A, IWGSC CS RefSeq v2.1, whole genome shotgun sequence genomic window:
- the LOC123147893 gene encoding probable F-box protein At4g22060 translates to MEAPAPDWSGLPADILTTVLQLLECPDLLRSASVCTAWHKAVSVLRRIGVCPASQTPYLLYCTEAAGRSALGMYSLSERKAYTMPLPEPPINNWIGSTHGWIVTMDKRSDLTLLNPITGDRIALPPATTMEHVKPILNDGGVLEKYEVSYYDGELPRVEDTPYVSDLDEYGDFFYTKAILSSDPSKGECIVMLIHQPYAQLSFTKVGDVHWNWLKICNFYADCISHDGWFYAMTPQGAIDAFNLNGPSVIHERVLPDMFLFGERSYIVKAPWGDVLQVDRKQILDHEQPGGETYITKIEVYKVDFVEQKRVKMKGIGDHALFIGKSTTSCFSVKHHPDLMPNHVYFTDDHDDELVTGKDDLRDIGVYNLETDTTCKVVYPEPWRTWFPPIWLTPNLAKRGFQDNNCGRELSSA, encoded by the exons ATGGAAGCTCCAGCCCCAGATTGGTCCGGGCTACCGGCGGATATATTAACCACCGTACTCCAGTTGCTCGAGTGCCCGGATCTCCTCCGATCCGCCTCCGTCTGCACAGCCTGGCACAAGGCGGTCTCTGTGCTCCGGCGTATCGGTGTTTGCCCTGCCTCCCAGACACCCTATTTACTCTATTGCACTGAGGCCGCTGGCAGGAGCGCTCTTGGCATGTACAGTCTCTCGGAGCGAAAGGCCTACACCATGCCCCTGCCTGAACCTCCCATCAACAACTGGATTGGCTCAACACATGGATGGATAGTCACCATGGATAAAAGGTCTGACCTGACGCTGCTCAATCCGATCACTGGTGACAGGATTGCACTCCCTCCCGCAACGACCATGGAACACGTCAAACCTATCCTTAATGATGGCGGAGTTCTTGAGAAGTATGAGGTGTCTTACTACGACGGAGAGCTTCCGAGGGTGGAGGATACACCCTATGTATCTGATTTGGACGAGTATGGTGATTTTTTCTATACTAAGGCAATTTTATCATCTGATCCATCGAAAGGTGAATGCATTGTCATGCTCATCCACCAGCCATATGCTCAGCTCTCGTTTACCAAAGTGGGAGATGTTCACTGGAATTGGCTCAAAATATGTAATTTCTATGCAGATTGCATATCCCATGATGGATGGTTCTATGCAATGACTCCTCAAGGTGCAATTGATGCGTTTAATTTAAATGGACCATCTGTCATCCACGAAAGAGTTTTGCCAGATATGTTTTTGTTTGGTGAAAGATCATACATTGTTAAGGCCCCATGGGGAGATGTCCTCCAGGTTGATAGGAAGCAGATTCTGGATCATGAACAACCAGGTGGTGAGACGTATATCACTAAAATCGAAGTGTACAAGGTAGATTTTGTTGAGCAAAAGCGTGTCAAGATGAAAGGAATAGGTGACCATGCGTTGTTTATCGGCAAAAGTACAACGTCTTGCTTCAGTGTAAAGCATCATCCAGACTTGATGCCAAACCATGTATATTTTACTGATGATCATGATGACGAACTAGTAACCGGGAAAGATGATCTCCGTGACATAGGAGTGTACAACTTGGAAACTGATACCACATGTAAGGTGGTTTATCCTGAACCCTGGCGGACGTGGTTCCCTCCAATATGGTTGACACCCAACCTTGCAAAAAGAG GCTTTCAAGATAATAATTGTGGGAGGGAACTCTCCAGTGCTTAA